CTTTTTTGATCCAGCCATCCTTAACCTCTTCCTTTTCCTGAGCAAAGCTTAGTAGTGAACCTAACATTAAAAAGCTGGTAATAATCTTTTTCTTCATAAGACTCCTTTCTAAATTGTTAAACAGTAGTTTATCTACTATACGGAAATTTCATTCTTTTGTTTGATTTGTACAATAAGTGATAAATGATTAAAACTGTATCTTTGTAGTATGATTATCAAATCCGCAGAATTTACTGTCAGTAATACCAAAATAAGCAAGCTTCCTCCCTGCGTTTTACCTGAATACGCATTTATAGGAAGATCTAATGTAGGAAAGTCTTCTTTAATCAATATGCTCACTGATGTAAAGGGTTTAGCTAAAACTTCCCAAAAGCCAGGAAAAACGCAGTTGATAAATCATTTTTTGATTAATAAAGAATGGTATCTTGTAGATTTACCTGGCTATGGCTATGCCAGAAGTTCGAAATCAAACAGGCTTGAATGGGCTAAATTTATTAAAAACTATCTGGAAAAAAGAGAAAGTCTGCAATGCGTTTTTGTTCTTATTGACAGCCGTTTGGAGCCTCAGAAAATTGACATAGAGTTTTGTTGTTATTTGGGAGAAAGAGGGATTCCTTTCATCCTGATCTTCACCAAGGCGGATAAAAACGGAGTAAATAAATCTCAGCAAAACATGTCGGCTTTTAAAAAAGAAATGCTAAAACATTTTGAAGAGGTTCCACAAATGTTGCTGACATCTTCTGAAACCAAATTCGGAAAAGAGGAAGTTTTAAGCTTTATTCAGGATGTAAATCAACATTTTGAAATTCCTGAAGTTGCACAGACACAAATTGAAGCTGGATTGAAGAGTAAAGATTAAGGAATAAAGATCGAAGAGTAAAGACTGATAACTGACAACTAACTACTAACAACTGATCCAAACATGAAGAAATACCTTTCGTTAGTTACATTTTCGCATACCATTTTTGCCATGCCTTTTGCTTTTATTGGTTTCTTTTTGGCAATAAGCACAACAGATCATCCCTTTTCATGGCTCAAACTTTTATTAATGGTTTGTTGTATGGTTTTTGCCCGAAATGCGGCCATGGCATTCAATCGATATTTAGACAGGGATATAGATGCACTTAACCCTCGCACAAAAGTTCGGGATATTCCTTCTGGAAGAATTTCGGCCAAAAACGCTTTGATATTTACACTAATAAATTGTGCATTGTTCATCTCTGCTACGTGGTTTATTAATCCTTTGTGTTTTTATTTGTCACCCGTAGCTTTACTGGTGGTTTTAGGTTATAGCGCTACCAAACGTTTTACCGCACTATGTCATTTGGTTTTAGGATTAGGCTTATCATTAGCCCCAATTGGTGCTTACTTAGTGATTACGGGGGAGTTTGCGGTATTACCGGTGTTATTTTCTCTGGCTGTACTTTGCTGGGTAAGTGGCTTTGATATTATCTATGCACTTCAGGACGAGGATTTTGACAGAAACTTGAAACTGCATTCAATTCCGTCTTACCTGGGTACAAAAAATGCCTTAATGGTTAGCAATATATTACATATCTGCTCTGCAATATTTGTAATTATTCCTGTCCTTATAACTCCATTATCCTGGTTTTACTTTGTTGGTTTGGCTATTTTCGTCACTATGCTGATTTATCAGCACAGACTGGTAAAACCAAATGACCTGTCCAGAGTTAACTTTGCTTTTATGACTACAAACGGAATTGCTTCCGTAGCGTTTGCCGTTTGTTTCTTGTTAGACGTTTTTATTAGATCATAATCATCATGATAAAAAAGAAAGAAAAAACATTTGTTCCCAACAACATGGAAATTAAATGGGAAAATCTAGAACCTCTGTTCAAAGAATTACAAAACCGTCCGATAGATAGTTTTTCTGATTTGGAACAATGGTTAAGGGACCGCAGCGAATTGGAAGCTACATTGGAGGAAGACTTTGCCTGGCGATATATTAAAATGACCTGCGATACTTCTAATGAAGAACTTGTTAAAAGCTTTCAATATTTCGCAACGGAAATTGAGCCTAAAATTGCTCCACTTCAAAATGAATTGAATAAAAAATTGGTAGAATCTGCTTTTGTAAACGATTTAAACCATGACAAATATTTTATTTACCTGAGAGGTGTTAAAAAAGCACTTGCCCTGTTCAGAGAAGAAAACATTCCGTTACAGACAGAAATTCAAATCGAACAACAGAAATATCAGGGTATTACAGGTGCCATGTCTGTTACTATAGATGAACAAGAGTACACTTTAGAGCAAGCTTCTAACTTTTTAAAAGATTTAGACAGGTCAAAAAGGGAAAAAGCTTGGAAAAGTATAACCTTGAGACGTTTACAGGATAAGGAAGAATTAGACGTCTTATTCAATAAGCTAAAATCCTTAAGGCATCAGGTAGCTTTGAATGCCGATTTCAAGAATTTCAGAGATTATATGTTCGAAGCTCTAGGCCGTTTCGATTATTCTGTTCAGGACGTTTATAACTTCCATCATGCTGTTCAGCAAGAAATTGTGCCTTTATTGGCAGAACAGGCGGAAGATCGCAAAAAGGCCCTGAATTTAGATGTTTTAAAACCCTGGGATACCGAGGTTGACACTTCCGGAAAACCAGCATTGAAACCTTTTTCTAACGGCGAAGAGTTAATAAATAAGTCTATTCTGTGCTTTGACAAATTGAACCCGTATTTAGGAGAAAGATTGTCTATCATGAAAGAGAACAATCTTTTTGATGTTGAGAGCAGGAAAGGAAAAGCTCCGGGAGGTTACAATTATCCTTTGGCAGAAACCGGTGCGCCCTTCATTTTCATGAATTCGGCGGGCTCTTTTAGAGACCTTACTACAATGGTTCATGAAGGCGGCCATGCAGTGCACACTTTCTTAACAGCAGATTTAGAACTTAACGATTTTAAACATTGTCCTTCTGAAGTTGCAGAATTGGCTTCAATGTCTATGGAACTAATTTCTATGGATTATTGGGATGAATTTTTTTCTGATCCGGCAGAGTTGAAAAGGGCAAAACAATACCAGTTAAAAGATGTGCTAAAAACTTTACCATGGGTAGCTGTTGTAGATAAATTTCAGCATTGGATTTATGAAAATCCCGAGCATAGCAGTGAGGAACGTACGATAGCATGGAAAAGGATATTCACCGAATTTGGGGCTAATTTTGTAGACTGGAGCGATCATGAGGATGCGTTAGCAAACCTTTGGCAAAAACAGCTTCACATATTCGAGGTTCCGTTTTACTATATTGAGTACGGGATTGCGCAGCTTGGCGCTATAGCTGTTTGGAAAAATTATAAGGAAAACCCGGAAAAAGGTCTTCAAAACTATATAGAAGCCCTGAAATTGGGTTATACCAAATCTATAAAAGAGATTTATAAAACAGCAGGAATCGAGTTTGATTTTAGTGCTGCTTATATCAGAGAGCTGGCCCAGTTCGTGATCACCGAATTGAAAAAGCTGAATTAGTTGGCTAGTATTTAGTAGTAAGTATCGAGATGGGTGGATTAGTTTCTTAAGTAGATACCTCCAAAGAACCTTGCATTATTTAATATAAAACCACAAAGAGCTCTAAGCTTTTCACAAAGGACGCTAAGTTTTTGGCTCTGCAATTCACTTTGTGTAATTATAAATTCTTAGTGCTCTTTGTGGTTAATCTATCTTACTTCGTATTCGGACTTATAGTTCATCAATCATTGGTTCATTAGTAGATTTCACTATGGACCATCAACTATGGACAATTAGACATCCGACACATCCCAACACTTGATATCTGAAACTTAATTCACCACTGGTGTAACTTCTTTAATAAAATAATTTCTTATACCATCGGGCATTTCCCAACTTACTTTATCGCCACTTTTATATCCAGCAAGCGCCACACCTATTGGTGATAAGATAGAAAGTTTATTTAATTTTTGCTTTGCTTTTTTAGGCTCTACCAATATAAACTCTAATTCTTTACCAGACTGCTCTTCCTCTATCTTTAATTTGGTATTTACAGAAACAAATCCTTCTGGTAATGTCTTCTCTGTTAAAACCTCTGCCTTTTCCAATTCAGCTGCAAGCTTTTGTTTGTTGAACTCAGGCATTGCATTGCTGTTTGATTTTAAATAATCCTTTAATAAACTATAAACACCTTTCGATAATTTCACTTCTAAATTTTCCATAACAACTTTAAATTTCATTTAACCATTATTTCATTTTAAAACCGCCTATATGCAATAACAATAGCAACCGGATTTTTATCGACAAATCCTGGTAACTATTATTTATTAGACGCCCATCAAAAGGCCCCGACTTCTTCTAAGCCGGGGCTTAAAAAATAAAGTCTTTACTGGAAATTCTAAAGGTATTGTATTCTGTAGGCAAACAGAAACGATTGAACCTATCAAAAAAGGTTAAACAATTAGCTATATGCCTTGCCAACTGTCTTAAATAAGCATCGAAATTAATTAGCATTATTTTATCCTCCATTGAATTATCTTAAAGATAGGCCTTAATTTCTATATAAAAAAGGTTGAGATATTTAAAGACAATATTATGGCAAACACATCGATTGCGCATTCAAAAATCCCTAGTAAACCGATCTTTCGTACCCTCATCGTAATTGGAAAATAACTAACCAAACTATAGCTTAAAAATGAGTATCTTTATATATCATTAAAATAAACAGGAATATGCTGGTACATCATGTATTATTTTGGCTAAAACCTGATATTACGAAAGAGCAAAAAAAAGCATTTCGCGAAGGTTTGGAATCATTAAAAAATGTGGAAACCATTAAGTCTTTCCATATTGGTGTTCCCCTTGCTATCGAAAGGGCAGTTGTAGATTCTTCTTATACGTTTTCACTTTTCGCTATTTTCGACAACATTGAGGGATATAATGTCTATCAGATGCATTCTACGCATTTAAAATTTTTAGAGAAATTCAAAAAACTATTCGAAAAAATCATCATCTACGATTCTATTTAAAATTCAATGATACCCCGAAAAATAATAATAGCAGCGTCACTTTGTATATTTAGTCACCTATCCCCCGCCCAGGAAAAATTTGAAAAAGAATACCGTATCAATAAAAGAAGTGCGCCATCAAATGCGACTTCTTTTATTGATGAATGCTTTCCGGATTCACGAATAAAATGGTATAGAGAGGAAAGCACCAAAGGAACTTTTTTTGAAGCTAAGATTCGCCACAGCAAAACAATATATAGTATAAAGTTTGACCAGCAGGGAAATTTACAGGATACAGAAAGAACCTTGTCTTTTAAGGATTTACCTGTTGGTGCGCAAAAGAATATCAGACAATTTCTTGAAAGAAGGTTCGCAACTTACTCTATTATTAAATTGCAGGAACAGTGGTTGGCTGATAAAAACATTATTAAATCTTTAATTGTGAATGGAAACCCTTCCGGACACTATAAAACAAATTACGAATTGGAAATTAGGGGTAAAGCAGGAAAAGATATCGACTTTTTTGAATTTCTGTTTAACCAGGAAGGCAAATTGGTAAGGGAATATAAAATCGTAGAGAAGAACTTCAATAACCTAATTTTCTAAAGCATGAGACACAAGATTATTTTATTGCTTGTCATTTCTTTTATAAGTAGTGCTTCGTTCGGCCAAAACGAATATAAATTAGGTATTATATCTCTATTGAATACAGATGTATCATTCAAGAACCAATGGAAACTGAATACCAAACTAGAAAGCAGATATATTCTTTCGGAGGGAGAAGTTAAAACTCCTATAAATTTCAATAATCGGTACGAACGTTCAGATTTAGAGTTTATCCTTACTAAAAAACTAAACTCTATACATACTCTAGGGGCTGGTTACTTAGGCAGACTGAAAGAAAATGGCGATTTAATTCACCGCTTTATACAACAGTATGCATTCATTCAAAAATCTGGCAGCATGCGGATTGCCCATCGTTTCAGAACGGACGAAACCTTTGGAAAAAGTGAAGATTTCAGATTTAGACTGCGGTATAGAATAAGTACAGATAAAGCTTTGGAAGGACAAACCATTGATGAAAAAGAGTTCTATTTAAAATTCAGCAATGAATATCTGGGTTCTTATCAAAACAGCGATATAAATCTGGAGATAAGAGCTTTGGCTGCCTTAGGATACAATTTTAACGATAGCAGTAAAGTCGAGGCTGGTCTGGACTACAGGATGGAAGATATGCTTAATGAAACAAAAACTCATTTAGGCTGGCTAAATATAGGCTGGTATTATAGCTTCTAAACAATTATGATTATAAAGACTTTTGCTCAAAATGTAATTGATTTCAATAAAAACCTGAAATATTCCGGACAATTGCCAAACGGCTTTCAGGTAATGAATCCCTATATGGATAATCCGGAAACCATGCAGGTTATGCAGGCATTTTATCAGAAATTTTATAATGATTCTGATAAAAGGAGATTTATTGTAGGAATTAATCCCAGTCGTCATGGTGCAGGAGTAACAGGTGTGCCCTTTACCGATACAAAAAGATTAGCAAGTGTATGCGGTATCGAAATGAAATCGGCGCACACCCATGAGATATCTTCAGTATTTATGTACGATATGATAACAGCTTGCGGTGGTCCTCAGAACTTTTATAAACATTTTTATATCAACTCTCCTTTTCCATTGGCCATTATCAGAAATGCTGGAGAAGACAAATGGCTTAATGCAAATTACTATGATGATTTGCGGCTTTTCGAAATGGTAAAAGATTTCATGATATCATCTTTAAAACAGCATATCAGTCTCGGATTGGATACTTCTGAAGTCTTTGTTCTGGGAAAGAAAAATGCAGATTTTATCAGTAAGTTGAATAAAAAAGAAAAACTATTCGAGCAACTAACCATATTGGAACATCCACGTTATATCCAACAATATAAATCGAAAGACAAACAACTCTACATTGATAAGTATATCCAAACCTTGTTTAAAGGGCTATAAAATATGAGGAAAGGCAAAAAGCAATTATCTATTGAAGAGGATAACACAAATAAAAAAATCTCTTTCGAAAGCATTTCCGAAAGAGATTTCTTAAAGAATTTTCTGTTTAAATCTTATAATTCAGGGTATTTTTCCGGATTAAATTCGCTCATCATCTGATAAACGGCTTCTATTACATCATCTGTACTTGGTTTCGAAAAATAATCGCCGTCTGATCCGTAAGGAGGTCTGTGAGCCTTTGCAGATAAAGTTCTCGGTTGCGCATCTAATAGATAGTATCCGTTTTGACGTTCCAATATATCATGTAAAATATATGCAGATGCTCCACCCGGTACATCTTCATCTACCACCAAAAGCTTACTTGTTTTCTGCAATGACTTCGCACAATCCATATCAAGATCAAAAGGCATTAAAGTTTGGGCATCTATCACTTCCACATTAATCCCTAATGCTCCAAGTTCGGTAACAGCCTCCATAATTTGCTTGATTACAGCACCATAAGACACAATGGTGATATCCTTCCCTTCTTTCAGTACTTC
This genomic interval from Pseudopedobacter saltans DSM 12145 contains the following:
- a CDS encoding DUF2490 domain-containing protein, which gives rise to MRHKIILLLVISFISSASFGQNEYKLGIISLLNTDVSFKNQWKLNTKLESRYILSEGEVKTPINFNNRYERSDLEFILTKKLNSIHTLGAGYLGRLKENGDLIHRFIQQYAFIQKSGSMRIAHRFRTDETFGKSEDFRFRLRYRISTDKALEGQTIDEKEFYLKFSNEYLGSYQNSDINLEIRALAALGYNFNDSSKVEAGLDYRMEDMLNETKTHLGWLNIGWYYSF
- a CDS encoding UbiA-like polyprenyltransferase produces the protein MKKYLSLVTFSHTIFAMPFAFIGFFLAISTTDHPFSWLKLLLMVCCMVFARNAAMAFNRYLDRDIDALNPRTKVRDIPSGRISAKNALIFTLINCALFISATWFINPLCFYLSPVALLVVLGYSATKRFTALCHLVLGLGLSLAPIGAYLVITGEFAVLPVLFSLAVLCWVSGFDIIYALQDEDFDRNLKLHSIPSYLGTKNALMVSNILHICSAIFVIIPVLITPLSWFYFVGLAIFVTMLIYQHRLVKPNDLSRVNFAFMTTNGIASVAFAVCFLLDVFIRS
- a CDS encoding GreA/GreB family elongation factor yields the protein MKFKVVMENLEVKLSKGVYSLLKDYLKSNSNAMPEFNKQKLAAELEKAEVLTEKTLPEGFVSVNTKLKIEEEQSGKELEFILVEPKKAKQKLNKLSILSPIGVALAGYKSGDKVSWEMPDGIRNYFIKEVTPVVN
- a CDS encoding SMUG2 DNA glycosylase family protein; protein product: MIIKTFAQNVIDFNKNLKYSGQLPNGFQVMNPYMDNPETMQVMQAFYQKFYNDSDKRRFIVGINPSRHGAGVTGVPFTDTKRLASVCGIEMKSAHTHEISSVFMYDMITACGGPQNFYKHFYINSPFPLAIIRNAGEDKWLNANYYDDLRLFEMVKDFMISSLKQHISLGLDTSEVFVLGKKNADFISKLNKKEKLFEQLTILEHPRYIQQYKSKDKQLYIDKYIQTLFKGL
- the yihA gene encoding ribosome biogenesis GTP-binding protein YihA/YsxC → MIIKSAEFTVSNTKISKLPPCVLPEYAFIGRSNVGKSSLINMLTDVKGLAKTSQKPGKTQLINHFLINKEWYLVDLPGYGYARSSKSNRLEWAKFIKNYLEKRESLQCVFVLIDSRLEPQKIDIEFCCYLGERGIPFILIFTKADKNGVNKSQQNMSAFKKEMLKHFEEVPQMLLTSSETKFGKEEVLSFIQDVNQHFEIPEVAQTQIEAGLKSKD
- a CDS encoding M3 family oligoendopeptidase produces the protein MIKKKEKTFVPNNMEIKWENLEPLFKELQNRPIDSFSDLEQWLRDRSELEATLEEDFAWRYIKMTCDTSNEELVKSFQYFATEIEPKIAPLQNELNKKLVESAFVNDLNHDKYFIYLRGVKKALALFREENIPLQTEIQIEQQKYQGITGAMSVTIDEQEYTLEQASNFLKDLDRSKREKAWKSITLRRLQDKEELDVLFNKLKSLRHQVALNADFKNFRDYMFEALGRFDYSVQDVYNFHHAVQQEIVPLLAEQAEDRKKALNLDVLKPWDTEVDTSGKPALKPFSNGEELINKSILCFDKLNPYLGERLSIMKENNLFDVESRKGKAPGGYNYPLAETGAPFIFMNSAGSFRDLTTMVHEGGHAVHTFLTADLELNDFKHCPSEVAELASMSMELISMDYWDEFFSDPAELKRAKQYQLKDVLKTLPWVAVVDKFQHWIYENPEHSSEERTIAWKRIFTEFGANFVDWSDHEDALANLWQKQLHIFEVPFYYIEYGIAQLGAIAVWKNYKENPEKGLQNYIEALKLGYTKSIKEIYKTAGIEFDFSAAYIRELAQFVITELKKLN
- a CDS encoding Dabb family protein; this translates as MLVHHVLFWLKPDITKEQKKAFREGLESLKNVETIKSFHIGVPLAIERAVVDSSYTFSLFAIFDNIEGYNVYQMHSTHLKFLEKFKKLFEKIIIYDSI